The DNA segment GCATGCTGTTGGTCGCCAGGGCCTGGGCCAGGTGTTCGCGCGGCACGATCTGGGGCAGCAGGCTTTGCATGGCCGGGCTGGTGAAGGCGCGGCTGCAGCCAAACAGCACCAGCACGGCGTAGATGCCGCCCACCCCATGTTCGCCCAGCGTGGTCAGCCACAGCAGCAGACCGGCGCACAAGGCTGCCACGCTCCAGCTGACGGCCAGGATGCGCTTGCGGCTCATGCGGTCGCTCAGATCCCCGGCAGGCACCAGCAGCAGCAGCATGGGCAGGAACTGCGCCAGTCCCACCAGGGCCAGCGACAGCGGATCGCGGGTGATGTCATAGACCTGCCAGGCCACGACGATGGCCTGCATCTGCTGGGCGAAGAAGCCCAGCATGCGGGCAGCGAGAAAGGGAACAAAGCCCGGCTGGCGCAGCGCGCTGCCGTGCACCGGGGTGGGGGCGGTAGAAGACAAGGGGAGACCCGTCGAGGAAGGCACAAGCGCTGCATTCTGGCGCATCTGTCTGCACCATGCCGCCACCTGCGCGTCATGCCAGGTGCATGCCATGGCCGACAATGCGCGGCTTGCAAGGGGGATAGGCATGGTCAAGGGTGTGCTGGCATCGGTGCTGGCTTCGGTGATGTTCGGGCTGCTGTATGCCATGGCGCCCTGGCTGGCTCCGCTGGACGGCGAGCAGATCTTTGGCTGGCGCGTGGTGGTCACCTTGCCGTTCACCACGGCACTGCTGTGGCTGCTGCAGGAGCAGGGACAGTTGAAGGCGATGGTCGCCCGGGTGCGCGCCCAGCCGTCGCTGGTGCTGGGGCTGCTGGCCAGCGCTGCATTGCTGGGGGTGCAGCTGTGGCTTTTCATGTGGGCACCATTGCACGGCAAGGCCCTGCCGGTGTCGCTGGGCTATTTTCTGCTGCCGCTGATCCTGGTGCTGGCAGGGCGCTTGCTGTTTCAGGAACGCCTGACCCGTCCGCAGATGCTGGCTGCGGTGCTGGCCAGTCTGGGCGTGGCGTGGGAGCTGTGGCGCGCGGGCGGGCTGGCGCTGGAAACGGGGATCGTCTGCCTGGGCTACCCGGTCTATTTTGCGCTGCGCCGCAAGCTGGGCACAGACAACCTGGGCGGGCATTGGGTGGACATGGCGCTGCTGGTGCCGGCCGCGCTGTGGTTCATGGCCCGTGCGCCGTCGGGCCTGCTGGTGTGGCAGTCTGCATCGCATCTGCAGGCCATGCTGCCGCTGCTGGGGGTGGTCAGTGCGGCCGGTCTGGCGCTGTACATGCTGGCCAGCCGCTGGCTGCCCATGGGCTTGTTCGGTTTGCTGTCCTATGTGGAGCCGGTGCTGCTGGCCCTGGTGGCGCTGTTGCTGGGTGAGCAGCTGGCGCCCGGACAGCAGCCGCTGTATATCGCCATCTTTGCGGCGGTGGCGGTGCTGGTGGTGGAAGCGGTGGTGCAGCTGCGGCAGGAGCGCCTCCGGAAAGTGGTGTAGACACTGCCGTTCTTG comes from the Comamonas terrigena NBRC 13299 genome and includes:
- the rarD gene encoding EamA family transporter RarD yields the protein MVKGVLASVLASVMFGLLYAMAPWLAPLDGEQIFGWRVVVTLPFTTALLWLLQEQGQLKAMVARVRAQPSLVLGLLASAALLGVQLWLFMWAPLHGKALPVSLGYFLLPLILVLAGRLLFQERLTRPQMLAAVLASLGVAWELWRAGGLALETGIVCLGYPVYFALRRKLGTDNLGGHWVDMALLVPAALWFMARAPSGLLVWQSASHLQAMLPLLGVVSAAGLALYMLASRWLPMGLFGLLSYVEPVLLALVALLLGEQLAPGQQPLYIAIFAAVAVLVVEAVVQLRQERLRKVV